Proteins encoded in a region of the Pseudothermotoga elfii DSM 9442 = NBRC 107921 genome:
- the rplK gene encoding 50S ribosomal protein L11, producing MAKKVVAEVKLQLPAGKATPAPPVGPALGQRGVNIMEFCKRFNAETADKAGMILPVIITVYEDRSFSFVVKTPPASFLLKRAAGLEKGSGEPKRKNVGKVTRKQLEEIAKIKMPDITANDLEAAVKIVEGTAKSMGIEIVD from the coding sequence ATGGCTAAAAAAGTAGTCGCAGAGGTTAAATTACAGCTTCCTGCTGGTAAAGCGACACCAGCTCCTCCTGTTGGACCAGCGCTTGGCCAACGAGGAGTAAACATAATGGAATTCTGTAAGAGATTCAATGCAGAAACTGCTGATAAAGCAGGGATGATTCTTCCTGTGATTATAACGGTTTATGAAGACAGATCATTCAGCTTTGTTGTTAAAACACCGCCGGCTTCGTTTTTGCTGAAAAGGGCGGCAGGGCTTGAAAAAGGATCAGGTGAACCCAAAAGGAAAAATGTTGGCAAGGTTACCCGAAAGCAATTAGAGGAAATTGCGAAAATAAAGATGCCGGATATAACTGCTAATGATCTTGAAGCTGCTGTCAAGATAGTTGAAGGAACAGCTAAAAGTATGGGTATTGAAATTGTAGATTGA
- the rplL gene encoding 50S ribosomal protein L7/L12, translating to MNVEQIVEAIEKLTVAELAELVKALEEKFGVSAAAPIAVAAAAAPAAGAQQAQAEEKTEFDVLLKGFGSNKIGVIKVVREITGLGLKEAKDLVEKAGSPDAIVKSGIPKNEAEDIKKKLEEAGAEVTLK from the coding sequence ATGAATGTAGAGCAGATTGTGGAAGCTATTGAAAAACTAACAGTTGCGGAGCTCGCAGAGCTTGTTAAGGCATTAGAGGAAAAATTTGGCGTAAGTGCGGCTGCCCCCATAGCAGTGGCTGCTGCAGCAGCACCTGCTGCAGGCGCGCAACAGGCTCAGGCCGAAGAAAAGACAGAATTTGATGTTTTGTTAAAAGGCTTTGGCAGCAACAAGATAGGTGTTATCAAAGTTGTCAGAGAAATAACCGGTCTTGGTTTGAAAGAGGCAAAAGATCTGGTCGAGAAGGCCGGAAGTCCAGATGCGATTGTAAAAAGTGGTATTCCTAAAAATGAAGCAGAAGACATAAAAAAGAAGCTCGAAGAGGCTGGCGCCGAGGTTACTTTGAAATAG
- the rplJ gene encoding 50S ribosomal protein L10, with protein sequence MITRQQKEAVLEKLENDFSNSSLVMFINYSGFNVAMMRDLRRRLYSKYEREARFTVAKNTLIGRALSKVGYAEKDFQSILAGPTAVLYVLSDDPIEAIKITHSFSKEKKLEGIFKGGFLEGNYFTADDVSKLASLPTKEELYAMVVGRVQAPLTNLVYVLSGTIRKLLYALNAIHDKKSK encoded by the coding sequence TTGATAACGAGACAACAAAAAGAGGCAGTTCTTGAAAAACTGGAAAATGACTTTTCCAACTCGTCGCTTGTAATGTTCATTAATTACTCAGGATTCAATGTCGCTATGATGAGAGATCTAAGAAGAAGGTTGTACTCTAAATATGAACGTGAAGCTCGCTTTACGGTTGCGAAAAACACTTTGATAGGCCGTGCCCTTTCAAAAGTTGGTTATGCAGAAAAAGACTTTCAAAGTATACTTGCAGGACCAACGGCGGTGCTTTATGTTCTGTCTGATGATCCTATTGAAGCAATAAAGATCACTCACTCTTTTTCGAAAGAGAAAAAACTCGAAGGAATATTTAAAGGTGGATTTCTGGAAGGAAACTATTTTACCGCTGATGACGTAAGCAAATTGGCATCGTTGCCTACAAAGGAAGAATTGTATGCAATGGTCGTTGGAAGAGTGCAAGCTCCTCTGACAAATCTTGTTTATGTTCTGAGTGGCACTATAAGAAAGCTTTTGTATGCTTTGAATGCAATACATGATAAGAAATCGAAATGA
- the secE gene encoding preprotein translocase subunit SecE, producing MEKIKKFFREVAAEAKKTHWPSRNELLTSTSVVVLILVVMGVYFFVLDMVFSGAIRTFLKAIGIG from the coding sequence GTGGAAAAAATAAAAAAATTCTTTCGGGAGGTTGCTGCTGAAGCAAAAAAAACCCACTGGCCAAGTAGAAATGAGCTTCTGACCTCCACTTCTGTTGTTGTTTTAATACTGGTAGTAATGGGGGTTTATTTTTTTGTGCTGGACATGGTCTTCTCTGGAGCAATTAGAACGTTTTTGAAAGCAATTGGCATAGGGTGA
- the rplA gene encoding 50S ribosomal protein L1 has protein sequence MPRHSRRYQEIRQKVDRTRFYSVDDAIELVKQTATAKFDETVELHLSTNIDTKRPEQQVRSTVTLPHGTGKRVRVLVFAKGDKAEAAKNAGADYVGGDELVEKITNENFTDFDVAIATPDMMRSIGKLGKILGPRGLMPSPKSGTVTEDVETAVKAFKMGRIEVRNDKTGCIHIPVGKCSFDGEKLRENLLSAYRQIIALRPAGVKGQFIKRVVLSSTMGVGIKIDQSDLENI, from the coding sequence GTGCCGAGACACTCCAGAAGGTATCAGGAAATAAGGCAAAAAGTTGATCGAACCCGTTTTTATAGTGTTGATGATGCCATAGAGCTGGTTAAACAAACTGCTACGGCAAAATTTGATGAAACTGTTGAACTGCACCTGTCCACGAATATAGATACCAAGAGACCAGAACAACAAGTTCGTAGCACTGTTACTCTTCCACATGGGACAGGTAAGAGAGTTAGAGTGCTGGTCTTTGCAAAAGGAGACAAGGCTGAAGCTGCGAAAAATGCAGGCGCAGATTATGTTGGAGGAGATGAACTGGTAGAAAAAATAACTAACGAGAATTTCACCGATTTTGATGTTGCGATAGCTACGCCTGATATGATGAGATCGATAGGAAAGTTGGGTAAAATCTTAGGTCCCCGTGGTTTAATGCCATCACCGAAATCTGGTACAGTTACAGAGGATGTTGAGACAGCAGTTAAAGCGTTTAAAATGGGAAGAATTGAAGTTCGCAATGACAAGACAGGTTGTATACATATACCGGTGGGAAAGTGTTCTTTTGACGGAGAAAAACTCAGAGAAAATCTGCTGAGTGCATACAGACAGATCATTGCCTTGAGACCAGCGGGTGTAAAAGGGCAGTTCATAAAAAGAGTTGTCCTGAGTTCGACGATGGGTGTGGGAATAAAAATTGATCAATCTGATTTAGAAAATATTTGA
- a CDS encoding glycine--tRNA ligase subunit alpha, with the protein MYLQDIIKKLNDYWSGFGCLIDQPYDMEVGAGTFHPSTFFGCLKHSEWSVAFVQPSRRPTDGRYGENPNRLQRYFQYQVIVKPSPDNCQEIYLKSLESLNINLKEHDVRFVEDNWESPTLGAWGVGWEVWLDGMEITQFTYFQQIGGISLKSIPLEITYGIERIAMYLQNKNSIFDVMWNDKISYGQLYLENEKQFSKYNFDQSSPQKLFQLYDIYQSEFENQIENGNYLVAYDYMIKCSHTFNLLDARNAISVSQRQEYIRSIRSMAKRCAETFQGGSSK; encoded by the coding sequence GTGTATCTTCAAGATATCATAAAAAAACTTAACGATTACTGGTCAGGTTTTGGGTGCCTGATTGATCAGCCATATGATATGGAAGTTGGAGCTGGAACATTTCACCCGTCAACATTTTTTGGATGCCTTAAACATAGTGAATGGAGTGTAGCCTTTGTTCAGCCAAGCCGTCGACCTACCGACGGAAGATATGGTGAAAATCCCAACAGATTGCAAAGATATTTTCAATATCAGGTGATAGTCAAACCTTCTCCGGACAACTGCCAGGAAATCTATCTCAAATCCTTGGAGAGTTTAAACATAAATCTTAAAGAACATGACGTTCGATTTGTTGAGGATAACTGGGAATCTCCAACCCTTGGGGCATGGGGAGTTGGCTGGGAAGTCTGGCTAGATGGTATGGAAATTACCCAATTCACCTACTTCCAACAAATAGGCGGTATCAGTTTAAAATCCATTCCACTTGAAATAACCTACGGAATAGAAAGAATAGCAATGTATCTGCAGAATAAAAATAGTATCTTCGATGTTATGTGGAATGACAAAATTTCATATGGACAATTATATCTGGAAAACGAAAAGCAATTTTCAAAGTATAATTTTGATCAGTCATCACCACAGAAGCTTTTTCAATTGTATGATATTTACCAATCCGAGTTTGAAAATCAAATAGAAAATGGCAATTACTTAGTTGCATACGATTACATGATCAAATGTTCGCACACTTTCAATTTATTGGACGCAAGGAACGCGATAAGTGTTTCTCAGAGACAGGAATACATAAGATCTATAAGATCTATGGCAAAACGATGCGCAGAAACTTTTCAGGGAGGTTCGTCAAAGTGA
- a CDS encoding aldehyde ferredoxin oxidoreductase family protein — MILRVNLSTKKVVAERLNKMDLENFIGGRGIAAKILWDEVKHVDPLSESNKLIIAAGPYNGLRTPSGGKLVVAAKSPLTGGYGDGNIGTMASVHLRKAGYMALVVEGASEKPVYIYIDNENVSILSAEGLWGLSTFETERKLKDVHGNNVGVLSIGPAGENLVKYAVIISQDGRAGGRPGIGAVMGSKKLKAVVIRGTGDVQVRDVEAFKKYTTDVYKMIPTLPAYDFWMRQGTLATLEWANKNKALPVRNFGQVKFEYARTVDGYSMEAMKVTKRGCPNCNMICGNVVLDMEGKESELDYENVGMLGPNMGMPFLNKVAVLNRLADEYGIDTISLGAVMGFIMEASEKGYVKGAPKFGDYDNTIELVRKIAYRDGELANILADGVKEASEKLNLQHLAMHVKGLEVSAYNCYIYPAMALAYGTSAIGAHHKEAWVIAWEIGSTPLEEATTSEYVMTYTPEKARKVVEQQRIRGGLFEMLTACRLPWVELGVDLEWYAKILSAITGEQYTLDRLYEAADRVYSLIRCYWIREYRGKWNRHMDYPPQRWFENDINGMKLERDKYDLLLSEYYKLRGWDSNGVPTPETLRRQKLDFAIEELGDIIR, encoded by the coding sequence ATGATTTTAAGAGTAAATCTGTCAACCAAAAAAGTAGTTGCTGAAAGGTTGAACAAAATGGACCTTGAAAATTTCATCGGCGGGAGAGGTATAGCTGCAAAGATTTTGTGGGATGAAGTAAAGCACGTTGATCCATTATCTGAAAGCAACAAACTCATTATCGCTGCAGGACCTTACAATGGCTTGAGAACTCCCAGTGGGGGAAAACTCGTCGTGGCTGCTAAAAGTCCCCTGACAGGAGGCTACGGTGATGGAAATATAGGTACCATGGCTTCGGTACATTTGAGGAAGGCTGGTTATATGGCTTTAGTTGTTGAAGGTGCAAGTGAGAAACCAGTATACATTTATATTGATAATGAAAATGTGAGTATATTAAGCGCAGAAGGGTTATGGGGATTGAGTACATTTGAAACAGAGCGAAAATTGAAAGATGTTCATGGAAACAACGTAGGAGTGTTGAGCATAGGACCAGCTGGAGAAAACTTGGTGAAATATGCTGTCATTATTTCTCAGGATGGAAGAGCCGGGGGAAGACCGGGTATAGGGGCAGTCATGGGAAGCAAAAAATTGAAGGCGGTTGTTATAAGAGGGACGGGAGATGTCCAGGTAAGAGATGTAGAGGCTTTCAAGAAGTACACAACAGATGTATACAAAATGATTCCCACTCTTCCCGCTTACGATTTTTGGATGCGTCAGGGAACACTGGCCACTCTTGAGTGGGCAAACAAAAATAAAGCCCTTCCAGTTAGAAATTTTGGGCAGGTGAAATTCGAATATGCCAGAACTGTTGATGGTTATTCAATGGAAGCGATGAAAGTTACTAAAAGAGGATGTCCAAATTGCAATATGATTTGTGGTAACGTCGTACTTGATATGGAAGGAAAAGAAAGTGAACTGGATTATGAGAATGTTGGAATGCTTGGCCCAAATATGGGCATGCCTTTTTTGAACAAGGTTGCTGTTTTAAACAGGTTGGCGGATGAATATGGCATTGACACTATTTCGCTGGGAGCAGTGATGGGATTTATCATGGAAGCTTCGGAAAAGGGGTATGTGAAAGGCGCGCCAAAATTTGGAGATTATGATAACACTATAGAATTGGTCAGAAAGATAGCTTACAGAGATGGGGAACTGGCAAATATTCTGGCAGATGGCGTTAAAGAAGCTTCGGAAAAGCTAAATCTCCAGCATTTAGCAATGCATGTAAAGGGCTTAGAGGTCTCTGCTTATAATTGCTATATATATCCCGCAATGGCTCTTGCTTATGGAACGAGCGCCATTGGAGCTCATCATAAAGAAGCGTGGGTCATAGCCTGGGAAATAGGATCAACACCTCTTGAAGAAGCCACAACAAGCGAATATGTTATGACTTATACGCCGGAGAAAGCAAGAAAAGTTGTTGAGCAGCAACGAATAAGAGGTGGACTTTTTGAAATGCTCACAGCTTGTCGTTTACCATGGGTCGAACTTGGTGTTGATCTGGAGTGGTATGCAAAAATCCTCAGCGCAATAACCGGAGAACAATATACACTGGATAGACTTTATGAAGCAGCCGACCGGGTATATTCACTCATAAGATGTTACTGGATCAGGGAATATAGAGGCAAATGGAACAGGCACATGGATTATCCACCACAGCGTTGGTTTGAAAACGATATAAATGGTATGAAACTTGAAAGGGATAAATACGATCTACTGCTGAGCGAATATTACAAACTTCGAGGCTGGGATTCAAATGGTGTCCCGACACCCGAAACATTGAGAAGGCAAAAATTGGATTTTGCCATAGAGGAACTTGGAGATATTATCAGATAA
- the nusG gene encoding transcription termination/antitermination protein NusG — MKKKWFILRTMAGFEQTAKENLEAKIRSTGFERYFGRILVPEETILDATSKSIKRFAVSLNAKLVVKSGADVERGDLLAEEPPIHARHSGVVVNVKNYRKVTVETIDRKYSKTYFLPEGSKLETGIKIGARIKQGMPLTKDFEHICELDGKIVENERVKRVEIQREDGEIDIYHIPLDVYDSQKVFKGKQAKNGELLADGRKIYATSGGRVEIVDLGTRKEIRIAKTHKRRLFPGYVFVEMMMNDETWQFARNVPSIIDFVSSGGQPLEMKPREARVILRLAGLETYEEKMKPIKVELDFHIGDVVKITSGPFEDFAGVVKEIDAEKQELRVAVTIFGRETPVTVKISEVERIQ, encoded by the coding sequence GTGAAAAAAAAGTGGTTCATCCTTAGAACGATGGCCGGATTTGAGCAAACGGCGAAGGAAAACTTGGAAGCGAAAATAAGATCCACAGGATTTGAAAGATATTTCGGCAGAATACTGGTTCCTGAAGAAACGATTCTGGATGCTACATCAAAATCTATAAAGCGTTTCGCGGTTTCTCTTAATGCCAAGCTGGTTGTTAAAAGTGGTGCCGACGTTGAGAGAGGAGATTTACTGGCTGAGGAACCCCCCATCCATGCTCGACACAGTGGTGTGGTGGTGAATGTTAAAAATTACAGAAAAGTAACTGTTGAAACGATAGACAGAAAATACTCGAAAACATACTTTTTGCCAGAAGGGTCAAAACTCGAAACGGGTATTAAAATTGGTGCTCGCATAAAACAGGGAATGCCATTGACGAAGGATTTTGAACATATCTGCGAACTGGATGGAAAAATAGTTGAAAACGAGAGGGTTAAGCGTGTTGAGATTCAGAGGGAAGATGGTGAAATAGACATCTACCATATACCCTTAGATGTCTACGACTCACAGAAGGTTTTTAAGGGAAAGCAAGCAAAGAATGGCGAGCTTCTCGCCGATGGAAGAAAAATCTACGCGACGTCTGGTGGGCGTGTGGAAATAGTGGATCTCGGAACAAGGAAGGAAATCAGAATCGCAAAGACTCATAAGAGAAGACTGTTTCCTGGATATGTTTTTGTAGAAATGATGATGAATGATGAGACCTGGCAATTTGCGCGAAATGTTCCAAGCATAATAGATTTTGTTTCTTCTGGAGGACAACCCTTAGAAATGAAACCTCGTGAAGCTCGGGTGATTCTGAGGCTTGCAGGTTTGGAAACTTATGAGGAGAAAATGAAACCGATCAAAGTGGAACTGGACTTTCACATTGGTGATGTTGTCAAAATAACATCAGGACCGTTTGAAGATTTTGCAGGTGTAGTAAAAGAGATAGATGCTGAGAAACAAGAGCTAAGAGTGGCAGTAACTATTTTCGGCCGTGAAACACCGGTCACGGTAAAGATATCGGAAGTTGAAAGGATCCAGTGA
- the rpmG gene encoding 50S ribosomal protein L33, with protein MRVKISLKCSECGKKNYYTDKNKTAKEKLSFRRYCPKCNKHTVHSETKL; from the coding sequence ATGAGAGTGAAAATATCACTTAAGTGTTCTGAGTGCGGGAAAAAGAACTATTATACGGACAAAAACAAAACTGCCAAGGAAAAGCTGAGTTTCAGAAGATATTGCCCAAAGTGCAACAAACATACTGTTCATAGCGAAACTAAGTTGTGA
- the rpoB gene encoding DNA-directed RNA polymerase subunit beta, with the protein MRTVCYGKRERLTFGRIHDAVKVPNLISIQIDSYKDFLENGLIEVLKKFSPITSQPHKGDLKKGEKGFVLEFVSTKVGQPNAPVEECKQKGLTYTVPVYTTVRITDVNTGEMREEEAFLGSIPHMTENGTFIINGAERVIVSQLVRAPGVYFVDEIPKTQVVSPIYVAHFLPVRGAWLELLYYSADNMFYARIDRKRRINLFLLFKALGFTDDLEILDLFPDPIDADDEYTMEKAVGSIILHDVVLDGKKIVERGGVLTKAASQAILESKIATVVRAHPAAQKTLEKMVDTYGEVDSSKAYVEIFRKLKPGEIPRVNTAKAYLTSLYFSTERFELSDVGRYKINKRLTQAYRRYLAQVKGLPEEEVESVEYNPEDPVLTPMDIVLASRYLLDVSKNPEIMDTKDHLGNKRVRTVGELIKLEFERAFARAQRLIQERLTLYASLDKISIQSLINVKTIIAGINQFFATSPLSQFMEQVNPLAELTHKRRLTAVGPGGLKRERARFEVRDVHHSHYGRMCPIETPEGANIGLITSLAVYANIDKFGFLTTPYRKVVNGVVTSEIVYLTADEEEHYNIAPCTIKIDKDGRILDERVPVRFMERLQFVEKNKVQFMDVSTKQIVSVSTSLIPFLEHDDANRALMGSNMQRQAVPLVKPEAPFVATGVEYDAALYSGYVVQAKYSGRVKKVDSRKIVIERMDENGKPVLKNGKPVLDEYRLMKFMRTNQDTTVNQRPIVDIGDIVKAGDVIADGPATDMGELALGKNVLVAFMPWEGYNFEDAILVSEELLEEDTFTSIHIEVYETQARDTRLGPEEITVDIPNVSKEALRNLDENGIVRVGAYVGPQDILVGKVTPKGEGETTPEEKIIRSVFGERGKDVKDTSLRLPHGTDGRVIDVKVFDKDEETDLGAGVNKLVKVYVACRKTLEVGDKLAGRHGNKGVVSKILPKEDMPFLPDGTPVQLVLSPLGVPSRMNVGQILETHLGWLAKLTRNWFATPVFDGAKENEILPWLYEERRAVGLEEGDSDNEPSGKVVLRDGRTGESFAEPIVVGYIYMMKLVHIAKDKIHARSTGPYSLIHQQPLGGKAQFGGQRFGEMEVWALEAHGAAHTLNEMLTIKSDDIKGRNEVYKAILKGKNIPEPGIPESFRVLIKELRGLALDIRVYDENGNEIDIDRV; encoded by the coding sequence ATGCGAACCGTTTGTTACGGGAAGAGGGAACGTCTCACCTTTGGCCGCATCCATGATGCTGTGAAAGTTCCAAATCTCATATCAATTCAAATTGATTCTTACAAAGATTTTCTTGAGAATGGATTAATAGAAGTCCTCAAGAAATTCTCTCCAATTACTTCTCAACCTCACAAAGGTGATTTGAAAAAAGGTGAAAAAGGATTCGTCTTGGAATTTGTTTCAACAAAAGTGGGACAACCAAACGCGCCCGTTGAAGAATGCAAACAAAAAGGGCTTACTTACACTGTCCCGGTTTACACCACAGTACGTATTACTGATGTAAATACTGGTGAGATGAGAGAAGAAGAGGCTTTCCTTGGTTCGATACCGCACATGACTGAAAATGGAACATTTATAATTAACGGTGCGGAAAGAGTTATTGTCAGTCAACTTGTGAGAGCGCCCGGTGTTTACTTTGTTGATGAAATTCCGAAAACTCAGGTTGTATCTCCAATTTATGTTGCTCATTTTCTACCTGTAAGAGGTGCGTGGCTGGAATTACTCTACTACAGCGCAGACAATATGTTTTATGCGAGAATTGACAGAAAAAGACGTATAAATCTCTTTTTGCTGTTTAAAGCATTGGGGTTCACTGACGACCTTGAAATTTTGGACCTCTTTCCTGATCCGATTGATGCTGACGATGAATACACTATGGAAAAAGCTGTTGGATCAATAATTCTCCATGATGTTGTTTTAGATGGAAAGAAAATTGTAGAAAGAGGTGGGGTTTTAACTAAGGCAGCATCACAGGCTATTTTAGAATCCAAAATAGCAACCGTAGTGAGAGCGCATCCTGCTGCCCAAAAGACCCTGGAAAAGATGGTAGATACCTATGGGGAAGTTGATTCTTCCAAAGCGTACGTAGAGATTTTTAGAAAGTTGAAGCCGGGAGAGATTCCCAGGGTTAACACAGCAAAAGCATATTTGACGAGTTTATATTTCAGCACCGAGAGATTTGAACTGTCTGATGTTGGAAGATACAAGATAAACAAGAGATTGACTCAGGCTTACAGAAGATATCTCGCTCAAGTTAAAGGACTTCCAGAAGAAGAAGTCGAATCAGTGGAATATAATCCTGAAGATCCTGTTTTAACACCTATGGATATAGTACTTGCAAGTAGATATTTGCTTGATGTAAGTAAAAATCCGGAAATAATGGACACAAAAGACCATCTTGGAAACAAAAGGGTCAGAACTGTCGGTGAATTAATAAAATTGGAGTTTGAAAGAGCCTTTGCTCGTGCTCAGAGATTAATTCAAGAACGCTTGACGCTTTATGCTTCACTCGACAAGATATCTATTCAGAGCCTGATAAATGTAAAAACGATAATAGCTGGTATCAATCAATTTTTTGCAACCAGTCCGCTATCCCAGTTTATGGAACAGGTTAATCCACTTGCCGAATTAACACATAAAAGGAGATTAACTGCAGTGGGCCCAGGCGGATTGAAAAGAGAGCGAGCTCGATTCGAAGTTAGGGACGTGCATCATTCTCATTATGGAAGGATGTGCCCAATAGAAACACCCGAAGGTGCAAACATAGGTCTTATAACTTCATTAGCGGTGTATGCGAATATTGACAAATTTGGTTTTTTAACCACTCCATATAGAAAAGTTGTCAATGGGGTTGTTACCAGTGAAATCGTTTATCTGACAGCCGATGAAGAAGAACATTACAATATAGCTCCGTGCACAATCAAGATTGACAAAGATGGCAGAATACTTGATGAAAGAGTTCCTGTGCGATTCATGGAAAGATTGCAGTTTGTTGAGAAAAATAAAGTCCAATTCATGGATGTTTCAACAAAGCAAATAGTGAGCGTTTCAACATCACTTATTCCATTCCTCGAGCATGATGATGCAAATAGAGCTTTAATGGGATCAAATATGCAGAGACAAGCAGTTCCTCTTGTGAAACCCGAAGCTCCGTTTGTTGCTACTGGTGTCGAGTATGATGCGGCACTTTACTCTGGTTATGTTGTTCAAGCCAAATACAGCGGTAGAGTTAAGAAAGTTGATTCAAGAAAAATAGTTATTGAAAGAATGGATGAAAATGGTAAACCTGTTTTGAAAAATGGTAAACCTGTTCTGGATGAATACAGATTAATGAAATTCATGAGAACAAATCAAGATACAACGGTAAATCAACGTCCAATAGTAGATATTGGAGACATAGTAAAGGCAGGGGACGTGATTGCAGATGGTCCGGCAACTGATATGGGAGAACTCGCACTCGGGAAAAATGTACTGGTTGCTTTCATGCCATGGGAAGGGTACAATTTCGAAGATGCGATATTGGTAAGCGAAGAACTTTTGGAAGAGGACACCTTCACTTCAATTCACATAGAAGTTTACGAGACTCAGGCCAGAGATACAAGACTTGGACCAGAAGAAATAACAGTTGATATTCCCAACGTGAGTAAAGAAGCGCTGAGAAACCTCGATGAAAATGGAATAGTCAGGGTAGGTGCTTATGTTGGACCCCAGGATATTCTGGTTGGTAAGGTAACACCAAAAGGTGAAGGTGAAACTACACCCGAGGAGAAGATCATAAGATCTGTTTTTGGCGAACGAGGAAAAGATGTTAAAGATACTTCACTCAGGCTTCCTCATGGAACCGATGGCAGAGTTATAGATGTTAAAGTGTTCGATAAAGACGAAGAAACAGATCTTGGTGCAGGGGTCAACAAACTGGTTAAGGTTTATGTCGCTTGTCGAAAGACTCTCGAAGTTGGAGACAAACTTGCTGGAAGACATGGAAACAAAGGTGTGGTATCAAAAATTCTTCCAAAAGAAGATATGCCATTTTTACCCGATGGTACGCCTGTTCAGCTGGTTTTGAGCCCACTTGGAGTGCCATCAAGAATGAATGTTGGTCAGATACTTGAAACACATCTTGGTTGGCTTGCTAAACTTACGCGAAACTGGTTTGCAACACCTGTCTTTGATGGTGCCAAGGAAAATGAGATATTGCCGTGGTTATATGAGGAAAGACGGGCAGTTGGTCTTGAAGAAGGAGATAGTGATAATGAACCTTCAGGCAAAGTTGTGCTGAGGGATGGAAGAACTGGTGAGTCATTTGCAGAGCCAATTGTCGTTGGTTATATATATATGATGAAGCTGGTTCATATTGCGAAGGACAAGATACATGCCCGTTCAACAGGACCATATTCTCTAATACATCAACAGCCTCTTGGAGGTAAGGCACAGTTTGGTGGCCAAAGATTTGGTGAAATGGAAGTTTGGGCTCTGGAGGCACATGGAGCTGCGCATACGCTCAATGAAATGCTCACCATTAAATCTGATGATATAAAAGGCAGGAACGAGGTTTACAAGGCTATCCTCAAAGGCAAGAATATACCAGAACCCGGTATACCAGAAAGTTTTCGTGTTTTGATCAAAGAGTTAAGAGGACTTGCTCTTGATATCAGGGTGTACGACGAGAATGGCAACGAAATTGATATTGACCGGGTTTGA